In Acinetobacter sp. TGL-Y2, a genomic segment contains:
- a CDS encoding antibiotic biosynthesis monooxygenase family protein, translated as MIIEHVHLKIKPHQSADFEAAFQTAKTLISPMQGLNAVQLIKHIEQPDAYILMIFWDHLEDHTGGFRTSEAYQHWKALLHPFYAPMPKVEYYQPCMMLKIK; from the coding sequence ATGATCATTGAACATGTGCATTTGAAAATTAAACCCCATCAAAGTGCAGATTTTGAAGCGGCATTTCAGACGGCAAAAACGCTGATTTCGCCGATGCAAGGTTTGAATGCAGTGCAACTGATCAAGCATATTGAACAGCCAGATGCGTATATTTTGATGATCTTTTGGGATCATCTCGAAGACCATACGGGAGGCTTCAGAACATCTGAAGCCTATCAGCACTGGAAAGCATTGTTACATCCATTTTATGCACCCATGCCAAAGGTTGAGTATTATCAACCGTGTATGATGTTGAAAATAAAATGA
- a CDS encoding DUF4870 family protein, which yields MNYSIDRDSNRSLTLILYVLYIIAIFSAGILAVIALIINYVKRSSVQGSIFESHFTWQIRTFWWYLIWNIIAFVPFLFLFLTGENSNAFAGVALGATTFCVTVIGLSWVWIVYRAIRGIIRLNDNQRMYQ from the coding sequence ATGAATTATTCAATTGATCGAGATTCCAATCGAAGCTTAACTTTGATTTTATATGTGCTCTATATTATTGCCATTTTCTCAGCAGGGATTCTGGCGGTGATTGCACTGATTATTAACTATGTAAAACGAAGCAGTGTGCAAGGCTCAATTTTTGAAAGTCACTTTACCTGGCAAATTCGGACATTTTGGTGGTATCTGATTTGGAATATCATCGCATTTGTGCCGTTTCTTTTCTTATTCCTCACCGGTGAAAACTCCAATGCATTCGCAGGTGTTGCGCTAGGTGCAACCACGTTCTGTGTGACCGTCATCGGTTTGTCTTGGGTCTGGATTGTCTATCGTGCGATTCGAGGGATTATCCGTTTAAATGACAATCAACGCATGTATCAATAG
- a CDS encoding DUF1294 domain-containing protein produces the protein MRDQGRLVEWFDDKGYGFIQPEDGSKGRVFLHIKDFIRPGPRPIIGCALEYLVQLDGQGRYKAKQVTYLKASQTQKTKQQSHIRSKAANKTVMQPMQIAIVIYILVVAGLTVAGVLNSMLLLLISVMNAITYWMYAQDKEAAQAGNRRVPENTLHILSVLGGWPAAWLAQQKLRHKTQKQPFRKIYFCTIVFNILMLLWLISPLNSMVF, from the coding sequence ATGCGCGATCAAGGTCGGTTGGTAGAGTGGTTTGATGATAAAGGCTATGGCTTTATTCAACCTGAGGATGGATCGAAAGGTCGTGTATTTTTACATATCAAGGATTTTATCCGTCCTGGTCCGCGTCCCATTATTGGCTGTGCCTTAGAGTATCTGGTGCAATTGGATGGACAGGGACGTTATAAAGCCAAGCAAGTGACTTATTTAAAAGCATCACAAACGCAAAAAACCAAGCAACAATCTCATATTAGATCCAAAGCAGCAAACAAGACGGTAATGCAGCCCATGCAGATTGCGATTGTGATATACATTTTAGTGGTTGCTGGTCTGACTGTGGCAGGCGTACTCAATAGTATGCTTTTATTGCTGATCAGTGTGATGAATGCCATCACCTACTGGATGTATGCACAAGATAAAGAAGCGGCGCAAGCAGGAAATCGCCGTGTGCCTGAAAATACACTGCATATCTTGTCAGTCCTTGGTGGTTGGCCCGCAGCATGGCTTGCACAGCAAAAACTGCGTCATAAAACACAAAAGCAACCGTTTCGAAAGATCTATTTCTGTACCATCGTGTTTAATATTTTAATGCTTCTTTGGCTTATCTCTCCATTAAATTCAATGGTGTTTTGA
- a CDS encoding homoserine kinase encodes MSVYTPLTLKEVQDFAAPYGLEVIDLIPIQGGIQNTNYFLVCADAKQFVLTIFEEMDEQGADELVPVLEHLGQQGVAVPVPLRLNGRAIQILKDKPAQIAPRLMGHHPMPSTLEQVAAIGAAQAKIHVALKDFPLERAEYRNHRYWRNVATAIKPSLNPADSVLLNNLLGLYDTLTAMYPERPKGFIHSDLFRDNTLFEGNQLKGILDFYELNKDEWLFDIAISINDFCTEYPEVHLNEAKAHAFLDAYEDIRPLTSDEKSCLELYLAMAAGRFWMMRLQVAQKNAELGRTGDDILQKNPDEMRNMLVERLKFVTA; translated from the coding sequence ATGTCGGTTTATACCCCTTTGACTTTAAAGGAAGTTCAGGATTTTGCAGCACCTTATGGATTGGAGGTGATTGACCTGATTCCCATTCAAGGCGGTATTCAAAATACCAACTACTTTTTGGTTTGCGCGGATGCAAAACAGTTTGTATTGACTATTTTTGAAGAGATGGACGAGCAGGGCGCAGATGAACTGGTGCCTGTACTTGAGCATTTGGGTCAGCAAGGTGTGGCTGTGCCTGTACCCTTACGTTTAAACGGTCGTGCCATTCAAATTTTAAAGGATAAACCTGCACAAATTGCACCGCGTTTAATGGGGCATCATCCTATGCCGTCTACCCTTGAACAAGTGGCAGCCATAGGTGCAGCACAAGCGAAAATTCATGTGGCGCTGAAAGACTTTCCTCTAGAACGTGCCGAGTACCGTAATCATCGCTACTGGCGTAATGTGGCTACAGCCATTAAGCCGAGTTTAAACCCAGCCGATAGCGTGCTTTTAAATAACCTATTAGGCTTATATGATACGCTTACAGCCATGTATCCAGAGCGTCCAAAGGGTTTTATTCATTCAGATTTATTCCGTGATAACACCTTGTTTGAGGGCAATCAACTCAAAGGGATTCTGGATTTTTATGAGCTGAACAAAGATGAATGGTTATTTGATATTGCCATTAGCATCAATGACTTTTGTACCGAATATCCAGAAGTACATTTAAATGAAGCCAAAGCACATGCCTTTTTGGACGCGTATGAAGATATCCGCCCACTGACCTCAGATGAAAAATCGTGTTTAGAGCTGTATTTGGCAATGGCAGCAGGGCGTTTTTGGATGATGCGTTTACAAGTCGCGCAGAAAAATGCAGAACTGGGTCGTACAGGTGATGATATTTTGCAGAAAAATCCAGATGAGATGCGTAATATGCTGGTAGAACGTCTTAAGTTTGTTACAGCATAA
- the hisF gene encoding imidazole glycerol phosphate synthase subunit HisF has product MMLAKRIIPCLDVDNGRVVKGVQFLDIRDAGDPVEVARRYNEQGADEITFLDITATSNGRDTTYRTVERMAESVFVPLTVGGGVRKVEDIRLLLNAGADKVSINSAAVFNPEFVQEASQRFGAQCIVVAIDAKKTRDNKWEIFTHGGRKATGIDAIDWAVKMAEYGAGELLITSMDADGTKAGYDLKLMRQINTRVTIPTIASGGVGCLQHLADGIIQGGADAVLAASIFHFGQHTIPEAKEYLANQGIEMRL; this is encoded by the coding sequence ATTATGCTTGCTAAACGTATTATTCCTTGCCTCGACGTAGATAACGGTCGAGTGGTGAAAGGCGTTCAATTTCTTGATATTCGTGATGCAGGCGATCCAGTTGAAGTAGCGCGCCGATATAATGAACAAGGTGCAGATGAAATTACCTTTTTGGACATTACTGCCACTTCAAATGGTCGTGACACCACCTATCGTACTGTTGAACGTATGGCTGAAAGTGTATTCGTTCCATTAACCGTAGGCGGTGGTGTTCGTAAAGTCGAAGATATTCGTTTACTGCTGAATGCGGGCGCAGACAAAGTCAGCATCAACTCAGCAGCCGTGTTTAACCCAGAGTTTGTGCAAGAAGCTTCTCAGCGTTTTGGCGCACAATGTATTGTGGTGGCCATTGATGCAAAAAAAACACGCGACAATAAATGGGAAATTTTTACCCACGGTGGTCGTAAAGCCACGGGTATTGATGCGATTGATTGGGCAGTAAAAATGGCCGAATACGGCGCAGGCGAATTATTGATTACCTCTATGGATGCCGATGGCACCAAAGCGGGATATGACCTTAAACTGATGCGCCAAATTAATACCCGCGTGACTATCCCAACCATCGCATCTGGCGGTGTCGGCTGCTTACAACATTTGGCAGATGGCATTATACAAGGGGGTGCAGATGCGGTACTTGCAGCTTCTATTTTCCACTTTGGTCAGCATACGATTCCAGAAGCCAAAGAATACCTTGCGAATCAAGGTATTGAAATGCGTCTGTAA
- a CDS encoding sterol desaturase family protein yields the protein MIKGFVAGLIVANGFEWLAHKYVLHGTHRAGKPRFSPVPDSMKSHWEHHREVRKTDFSDYGYVEGVRNWRTRNEIMSLGVTVVVFAPLFYPISKGMSLAVFYSAANYYYVHRRAHLEPEWAKRKIPWHYDHHMNSNQDANWCVTKPWFDYLLGTRVISSVELEEQNPLGVTLPKTVSIWLTKTVNSYFPATWVKPRLSV from the coding sequence ATGATCAAAGGATTTGTAGCCGGTTTAATTGTTGCCAATGGATTTGAGTGGCTCGCGCATAAGTATGTGTTACACGGTACACATCGCGCGGGAAAGCCACGGTTTAGTCCCGTGCCCGACAGTATGAAGTCACATTGGGAACATCATAGAGAAGTACGTAAAACAGATTTTAGTGATTATGGTTATGTCGAAGGTGTTCGCAATTGGCGCACACGCAATGAAATTATGTCACTTGGCGTGACGGTGGTGGTTTTTGCACCGTTATTTTATCCTATCTCGAAGGGCATGAGCTTGGCGGTATTTTATAGTGCAGCTAATTATTACTATGTGCATCGCCGCGCACACTTAGAACCTGAATGGGCGAAGCGTAAAATCCCTTGGCATTATGATCATCATATGAATTCAAATCAGGATGCCAACTGGTGTGTAACCAAGCCATGGTTTGACTATCTATTGGGCACACGGGTGATTTCGTCAGTGGAACTGGAAGAGCAAAATCCGTTGGGCGTGACTCTGCCTAAGACCGTTTCAATTTGGCTGACAAAAACGGTGAATAGCTATTTCCCTGCAACGTGGGTGAAACCGCGCTTGTCTGTATAA
- the aqpZ gene encoding aquaporin Z has protein sequence MNKYFAEFLGTFWLVFGGCGSAVLAAAFPELGIGFAGVSLAFGLTVLTAAYALGHISGGHFNPAVSVGLWVGGRFDAKDLIPYIVAQVVGATAAAFVLYLIVQGQASFTGTGGFATNGYAELSPGSYALSAVITIEIVLTAFFLIIIMGATDKRAPAGFAPIAIGLALTLIHLISIPVTNTSVNPARSTGVAFFAETAALTQLWVFWVAPIIGAVIGALIYKGITSKHDESSSVVVKP, from the coding sequence ATGAATAAGTATTTCGCAGAATTTTTAGGAACATTCTGGCTGGTCTTTGGTGGCTGTGGTAGCGCTGTCTTGGCCGCGGCATTTCCAGAATTAGGTATTGGTTTCGCTGGTGTTTCACTGGCATTTGGTTTAACGGTACTCACCGCAGCCTATGCACTGGGACATATTTCAGGTGGACACTTTAACCCTGCGGTAAGTGTGGGCTTGTGGGTCGGTGGTCGCTTCGATGCTAAAGACCTGATTCCCTATATTGTGGCTCAAGTCGTGGGTGCAACAGCAGCAGCATTTGTACTTTACCTGATTGTACAAGGTCAAGCCAGCTTCACTGGTACAGGAGGATTCGCGACCAATGGTTATGCTGAACTATCACCAGGCAGTTATGCGCTAAGCGCTGTCATTACCATTGAAATTGTGCTAACTGCATTTTTCTTGATTATTATTATGGGTGCAACCGACAAACGGGCACCTGCGGGTTTTGCACCCATTGCAATTGGTTTAGCTTTAACCTTAATCCATCTGATCAGTATTCCTGTGACCAATACTTCTGTAAACCCTGCCCGTAGTACTGGCGTGGCTTTCTTTGCAGAAACCGCTGCATTAACGCAGTTGTGGGTCTTTTGGGTTGCTCCCATTATTGGTGCCGTCATTGGCGCATTAATTTATAAAGGCATAACAAGTAAGCACGATGAATCTAGTTCAGTTGTAGTTAAACCTTAA
- a CDS encoding DNA/RNA non-specific endonuclease yields MHSRKRIELGCVRLSNLVVKAVLGLVAASSFAFAFGQEKISQYLPFSGSASNAACLNQFYREEPPILVKDSLSKHSYPLCFNGFNTMYSGVSKTPLWTAEYLSTSRLSQKIKREDSFHEEDRVSASHRAMLADYRGSGYDRGHLAPNADMPNKAAQYDSFSLANMIPQAPKNNQQVWRELEEATRAIVTKQKQDVYVITGPVFSGKKLKTIGNGVIVPTAVYKALYMPKEGIIGVYYAPNNDSLQVKVISVCQLEEQIGINLFPQLTAEQKRNTYNLPLKATQVKANQKIAYSYWDAESQCAEDISAEKIKALQKEFTHQKSSINTTLETPKIDEQTQDALVKELVQALLQYLLQFFK; encoded by the coding sequence ATGCATAGCCGAAAACGGATTGAATTAGGGTGCGTGAGATTGAGTAATTTAGTGGTAAAAGCTGTACTTGGATTGGTGGCGGCAAGCAGTTTTGCTTTCGCATTCGGTCAAGAAAAAATTTCCCAATATCTTCCGTTTTCAGGCAGTGCGAGCAATGCTGCATGTTTAAATCAGTTTTATCGCGAAGAGCCTCCAATTCTTGTTAAAGACAGCTTAAGCAAGCACAGTTATCCGCTGTGTTTTAATGGCTTTAATACAATGTATTCTGGCGTGTCGAAAACGCCGCTATGGACAGCTGAGTACTTATCGACTTCACGTTTAAGCCAAAAAATTAAACGTGAAGACAGCTTCCATGAAGAAGATCGCGTGAGTGCAAGTCATCGAGCGATGCTGGCAGATTATCGTGGTTCGGGTTATGACCGTGGACATCTGGCACCGAATGCCGATATGCCCAATAAAGCGGCGCAATATGACAGTTTTTCTTTAGCCAATATGATTCCACAGGCGCCGAAAAATAATCAGCAGGTTTGGCGTGAACTTGAAGAAGCCACCCGTGCGATTGTCACCAAGCAAAAACAAGATGTCTATGTGATTACAGGTCCTGTATTTTCAGGCAAAAAGTTAAAGACTATTGGCAACGGCGTGATTGTCCCGACTGCGGTATATAAAGCGCTGTACATGCCTAAAGAGGGGATTATTGGGGTGTATTACGCACCCAATAATGATTCCTTACAGGTCAAAGTGATCAGTGTGTGTCAGTTAGAAGAACAAATCGGCATTAATTTATTTCCACAGCTGACTGCGGAACAAAAACGTAATACTTATAATTTGCCGTTAAAAGCCACCCAAGTCAAAGCCAATCAAAAAATTGCTTATTCATATTGGGATGCAGAGAGTCAGTGTGCTGAAGATATCAGCGCAGAGAAAATAAAAGCGCTGCAAAAAGAATTTACCCATCAAAAATCTAGTATCAATACTACGCTTGAAACACCGAAAATTGACGAGCAAACCCAAGATGCTTTGGTGAAAGAATTGGTACAGGCATTGTTGCAGTATTTATTACAATTCTTTAAGTAA
- a CDS encoding potassium transporter Kup, with protein sequence MQSTAKKAALPAITLAALGVVFGDIGTSPLYALRQCFLTAHIAISNETVLGILSLIFWCMMLTISFKYVLVIMKADNNGEGGIMSLLALNLRSTRIADNKKIYLIALGFIGASLFFGDGIITPAISILSAIEGLSIATPMFNQWLLPLAIGILAGLFLVQRHGTATMGKFFGPLTLVWFLSIGLLGLWSVIQTPFVLAMVSPHWAFNFVYEQPYVAFLTMGAVILTMTGGEALYADMGHFGRMPIKLAWFIIVLPCLLINYAGQGALLLRNPSAIENPFYLLVPEWALFPMIGLATAAAVIASQAVITGVFSMVNQAIQLRYLPRLSVQHTSEVEQGQIYVPFINWVLFISVVILILLFENSANLASAYGVAVTMTMLCGTILISILAYGLWRWPIWKVALFAVPLLLIDLIFVASTSLKITDGGWVPILIGAVVYTLLMTWKDGRQIVLNRLESDALPIDLFIQSVSMSNETMIVPGDAIFLTGTPNIVPHAMLHNIKHNKVLHERNIMITVITRDVPFVAQIERIQVERLDERFFRIFVYYGFKDQPNIPRALEQAYHQLGMEYNMMQISFFISRDRLIHTLGDGMAPWREKLFISMQRNTSAVSDFYQIPPNRVVEMGSQIEI encoded by the coding sequence ATGCAAAGCACCGCAAAAAAAGCAGCTTTACCAGCGATCACCTTGGCTGCGCTGGGTGTGGTATTCGGTGATATCGGAACCAGCCCACTCTACGCACTCAGACAATGTTTCCTTACCGCACACATTGCCATCTCTAACGAAACGGTCCTGGGTATTTTATCACTGATTTTTTGGTGCATGATGTTAACCATCAGCTTCAAATACGTGTTGGTGATTATGAAAGCCGATAACAATGGAGAAGGGGGGATTATGTCCCTTTTGGCATTGAATCTGCGTTCAACGCGGATTGCGGACAATAAGAAAATTTATTTGATTGCTCTAGGCTTTATTGGTGCTTCGTTATTCTTTGGTGATGGCATCATTACCCCTGCAATCTCAATTTTGTCTGCCATAGAAGGTTTAAGCATTGCTACTCCCATGTTCAATCAATGGCTATTGCCACTTGCGATTGGTATTTTGGCAGGATTATTTTTGGTACAGCGTCATGGCACGGCCACAATGGGCAAGTTCTTTGGTCCATTGACCTTGGTGTGGTTCTTGTCGATTGGTCTGCTGGGGCTATGGAGCGTGATTCAAACGCCTTTCGTGTTGGCCATGGTCAGTCCGCACTGGGCATTTAATTTTGTCTATGAGCAGCCTTATGTGGCATTTTTGACCATGGGTGCTGTGATTTTAACCATGACTGGGGGTGAAGCCTTGTATGCCGATATGGGGCATTTCGGGCGTATGCCGATTAAACTGGCATGGTTTATTATTGTGTTGCCATGCTTGCTCATTAATTATGCAGGACAGGGCGCATTGTTGTTGCGCAATCCCAGTGCAATTGAAAACCCGTTTTATTTGCTGGTCCCAGAGTGGGCGCTTTTCCCGATGATTGGACTGGCAACGGCCGCGGCAGTCATTGCCTCACAAGCCGTCATTACCGGCGTTTTTTCCATGGTCAATCAAGCCATTCAACTGCGTTATTTGCCTCGCCTTTCGGTACAACATACCTCAGAGGTTGAGCAAGGTCAGATTTACGTTCCCTTTATCAATTGGGTGCTGTTTATTTCTGTGGTCATTCTGATTTTATTGTTTGAAAACAGTGCCAACTTAGCCAGTGCTTATGGCGTGGCTGTGACCATGACCATGCTATGTGGCACAATTCTGATTTCAATTTTGGCTTATGGTTTGTGGCGCTGGCCGATTTGGAAAGTGGCGCTGTTTGCTGTGCCATTACTGCTGATTGATTTGATTTTTGTGGCGTCAACATCGCTTAAAATTACAGATGGCGGTTGGGTGCCTATATTAATTGGTGCAGTGGTCTATACTTTGCTGATGACATGGAAAGATGGTCGTCAGATTGTATTGAACCGCCTTGAGTCAGATGCATTACCGATTGATTTGTTTATTCAAAGCGTCAGCATGAGCAATGAAACTATGATCGTTCCTGGGGATGCCATTTTTTTAACGGGTACACCGAATATTGTTCCACATGCTATGCTGCATAATATTAAACACAACAAAGTTTTGCATGAGCGTAATATTATGATTACGGTCATTACACGTGACGTGCCCTTTGTTGCACAGATCGAGCGTATCCAAGTTGAAAGACTTGATGAACGCTTCTTTAGAATATTTGTGTATTATGGTTTTAAGGATCAGCCCAATATTCCACGCGCTTTAGAGCAAGCCTATCATCAGCTGGGGATGGAATATAACATGATGCAAATCAGCTTCTTTATCTCACGTGATCGTTTGATTCACACGCTAGGCGATGGCATGGCGCCATGGCGTGAGAAGCTGTTTATTTCGATGCAACGTAACACCAGTGCGGTGAGCGATTTTTATCAAATCCCACCAAACAGAGTGGTGGAAATGGGCAGTCAAATCGAAATTTGA
- a CDS encoding tyrosine-type recombinase/integrase, with protein sequence MLTDAKVRKIKPSEKKTKYPDEKSMYLEVTPSGGMHWRMQFRFNGKENIFSIGSYPETTLAQARRIRDEARLKLKDGINPNEAKKQKKQQADENTLFKVLAMEWMNDRKTTIKEVTYLRDLSVFEKDLFPILGNMPIDQIKGKDVLACAKEIEARGAQEMAKRSIPLAGRIFRFAIRKGLIEVDPTPHLGEALKPRKTKHMARLDISEFPPFIERMDRYHGNPIIKTAIQLMTLTFVRTAELRMMEWNEIDFDNHLWRIPAEKMKMAQPHIVPLSKQAIKLIEGLRPLTGNKQYVFYNHSTAKPMSSNALLCVIRTMGYSGKMTGHGFRGLASTTLHERGYMHDAIEIQLAHTVGNAVSQAYNHAQHLDYRVRMMQEWSDFIDSLKNKIIPFPKSKTTCI encoded by the coding sequence ATGCTTACAGATGCCAAGGTCAGAAAGATCAAACCATCAGAAAAGAAAACCAAATATCCTGATGAAAAAAGTATGTATTTGGAGGTTACGCCTTCAGGTGGTATGCATTGGCGTATGCAATTTCGCTTTAATGGTAAAGAAAATATTTTCAGCATTGGTTCATATCCCGAAACTACACTTGCTCAAGCGAGAAGGATTCGAGATGAAGCACGATTAAAATTAAAAGATGGGATTAATCCCAATGAAGCCAAAAAACAAAAGAAACAACAAGCAGATGAAAATACTCTTTTTAAAGTGCTTGCTATGGAGTGGATGAACGACCGTAAAACCACCATCAAAGAAGTAACTTATTTACGTGACCTTTCTGTATTTGAAAAAGACTTATTCCCTATTCTAGGTAACATGCCTATTGATCAAATCAAAGGTAAGGATGTACTTGCCTGTGCTAAGGAAATTGAAGCACGTGGTGCACAGGAAATGGCTAAGCGTTCTATTCCTTTAGCTGGACGTATTTTTCGTTTTGCAATCCGAAAAGGGCTGATTGAAGTCGACCCTACACCACACTTAGGCGAAGCCTTAAAACCTCGTAAAACCAAGCATATGGCTCGCCTAGATATTTCTGAGTTTCCACCTTTTATTGAACGTATGGATCGCTATCACGGCAATCCAATCATCAAGACTGCCATTCAGCTGATGACTTTAACTTTTGTGCGTACTGCTGAACTGAGAATGATGGAGTGGAATGAAATCGATTTTGATAATCATTTATGGCGTATCCCTGCTGAAAAAATGAAAATGGCTCAGCCTCATATTGTCCCATTATCAAAACAGGCTATTAAACTCATTGAAGGATTAAGACCCCTTACAGGCAATAAGCAGTATGTTTTTTATAATCACAGCACAGCAAAACCTATGAGTAGCAATGCTTTACTCTGTGTAATCCGTACAATGGGTTATAGCGGCAAGATGACTGGCCATGGCTTTCGTGGACTTGCGTCAACAACACTTCATGAAAGAGGCTATATGCATGATGCGATTGAAATTCAGTTAGCACATACGGTTGGGAATGCTGTATCTCAAGCTTATAACCATGCACAGCATTTAGACTATCGGGTTAGGATGATGCAAGAGTGGTCTGATTTTATTGATAGTTTAAAGAATAAGATTATTCCATTTCCTAAATCTAAGACTACATGTATATAA